In Heteronotia binoei isolate CCM8104 ecotype False Entrance Well chromosome 1, APGP_CSIRO_Hbin_v1, whole genome shotgun sequence, the genomic window tTTGAGATGCCAAAATATACCAAAAAAATaccaataagcagggcttttttttgtaggaactcctttgcatattaggccacacacccctggagtagccaatcctccaagagcttacagtaagcccagtacttagagccctttaagctcttgaaggattggctacataagaggggtgtggcctaatatgcaaatgagttcctgctacaaagaaagcccgcTGATAAggtgttttagatatattttcaGTTCAGGTAGAGCCAAATGGATACTGCTAATCCTTGGATTAACATCTTTTCTGCATCCcatgaggggctgtggctccgtggaatagcctctgctttgcatgcagaaggtcccatgttcaaaccctggcatctccagattaAAAAGTGCAaggaagtaggtgatgtgaaagacttctatcTGAGGCCCTTGAGAGTCACTGCCAGCCTGAACAgacactactgactttgatggaccagtggtctgattcagtataaggcagcttcacttaCTCATTCTGTCGTATCTTCAGAGGCATGGGATGCAAAGAAGGTTCCTGGTAAGGCTCTGCTCCTAGGGTGGAATGGAAGATTATGGGGGTGTGCTGGcaccaaatatatatttttatgacTGATGCCATTTTTGGAATACGTATAAAGAACATGGATCCCAAAGTAACTCATACTGATAGCATTTGCTTTGGTTAGGGGCTTTACAATTTCCTTGGTGATTACCACTGAATAAAGTGTGTTCAACTGTCTCTGTAGCTGAGACTGGAAGTTGTTTAATTTTTGCCtagctcttcctccaaggagctcaggactgTGCATATGGTTTCCcctccttccattttatctttacaatgaCTTTGTGACATAGGTTAGACTTCAAGATTGTAATACTCCTAAAGTCAGCCATTGAGATTGCAAAACTCCTAAGGTCAGTCTGTGGTTGGAGATTTTGAAaggggagcctgaggagggcatggTTTAGGGAGATGAGTGACCTCCTCAGGGTaaaatatcatagagtccaccctccaaagcagccatttgctgcaggggaactgacccctgttgtctggagatcagttgtaatctcaagagatctccatccaccagctggaggttggcaaacctacccattgagcttcatggctgatcAGGGATATGAACCTCAGTCATCTCATCCTAGAACACCTTATTCATTATACTATTTTGCCTCTCTCTATATAAAATGAGAGGATGTGAAATGATATATCTCAGCACTTAAGAGGGAAGGCATCAGTGCAGAATGCTTTCTTTCATTGTGGAAGTATAAGGTTGCAGAATTCCAACAAAACTTTCAGTCTTTTTCAAAAAGTGCATATTCACTTTGCTGCTGTATTCACAGTAGGAGTACGAGATATGTGAATTACACAGAATGGATGAGCTCATGTAAATATTCCTGGTTCAGATTAACAACTGAACCTGGTTTTAGGGATTGTGAATGAGCCATAGTACCAAgcattcccttccctctcccaacAAATAAGCACATAGATTTCCCCCTACTGTCTTTTACCCAACTTTCAGTGTTATAGACAACGACTGCCAGGGTTGCTGTAAATGAAAATACTGTAGGTATATTTTATAGGCAGGTATTAACAGTCAAGTGTCACTTAACCTTTTCATTTGTTTCATTATTAGTTTACAATACCATCTATGTATGTGGTGTTTTTAATATAAGCAGAAGATGCtcacagccacatgtggcttagTAGATGAATTTCTATAGTGTAAGCTTTCTTCTTGTTAGAGGGGTGAGGGCTAAGACATTAAATCACAGGCTTCACAGAACAGGTAGATTTTGAGCTGAGATTTGAAATGGGATTGGAAGGAGAATGGCATGCAGGCATTCTGACATGGAGTTTCAAAACAGGAGGCTTAAGATTCTCTGCTAGAAGTAGAATAATAGAGAAATTACTGGTAATTGAAAAAAACATCACTAACTGGTGAAATAAAATCTTTACATTTTCTTGCTTTGGCATATAGGTTGAGACTTGAACAAACACAGAACCACGTGGAGGCCAACGTTGAACATTGCAGTGGTCACATTGTAGTCTCTGCTTCCACCCGAGAATGGGCCATCAAAAAGTACCTTCATCGTACAACAGGCGTGGCAGCATGTGTGAATGTTGGGCATGTGCTAGCTCAACGTTGTCTTGAAGCAGGAATCAACTTTGTGGAATTCCAAACTATAACTCCATGGGAAAAATGTTCTGATTCGGCAAGTTGATTATTTTCATGGGCTTAGCAAACTGAACACTCTagatccccccttcccccccaccacccgtGAATCACACTCTCATCACAGATCTGGCTTGATACCTGTTTCTTTGCAAGGGCTGAGCAGCAGTAAAACTGTAGTGTTAAATGGTTCAACTAACATGCAATCCTGCTCAGTGAATTGTCTCATAAAATGATGTAATACAGAACGTCAGCACCAGCACACTCTTGGCATGAGCCAGGCAGTACGGGCAGGGAAAGGTCTCTCAAAGGATTGGAACAATAAATGGGAAGAATTTGGAACATTCTATATGGTGCCAGTGTTGATATAAGTGATAATAACCAGTGATttcattcctttttttttcttaaaaaatagATCCAGAGCTTCCAGAATGCAGTGAGTGAAGGTGGTGTTGTACTGAAGGAGCTGCGAAGAATTTATGAATAAATATAAAGCTTGTGAGAATATGCTGAGAAAGAGACTATTGAAGAATCTCAATTTAAATAAAAGCCTAATACCAAACTGATGTTGatgacagtttttaaaataataataataataatactttttatttgtatcccgccctccccacaagggcaggctcagggcggctcacaacatatgaatacaatacaataaaattatacatagtgcttacatttataattataaaatcgacataaatccatttacaaattgtattaaaattaattatggtgctataacttagatctttAAGTTCTAAATAGACATTCTCTACAGTTTGGCCTGCAACCTGAAGCTTTAGGGGATATAACAGTATGGTAGATATTCCTGCTGACTTCAGTATTTTCATAGGCAATAGCCTTGATCTATGGGCTATCAGTGCAGTAGCTGCCCATTGTCATTGCTTGCTATTTTCTTGCCCCAAGCTCCCCTGATGTACCAAATAGTGGTGGGCAGATGAAGTGTAAGGGGAAATGACTGCAGGTGGTTGTTTACTTCACACCATAGCTTACCAACTGTATTATATAATAGATCTCTTTTAAAAGATTTATGCTTTAGCAAATGGTAAAGAAAAAGTTCTTTGTTGCTACTGTATTTGCAAACTACTATCCAGAACTATATTACATTCTGCAAGATGAATGGTCAGGACTAAACTGGACTGTATTTGTGTGCAATCTTCTGCCCAAAAGTTCATCAAAATTGCTTGTGCTGCAAGGTGTCTCAGAGACTGCAGTAGGAACTAAAGTTTACCCTATTTGTTTGTATCAGTTTCAGTCACTACTGTTGTAGATTCTGGCCTTGCAAATATGGGAGATTAAAAAGAGGCCCAAGTTTGCAAAAAAATGTAACatcttaaaaacaaaaatacattggTGGTTATCCTCTCCAGCCAGTGATATAAACAGCACCTGTAGCTTGAAGCAACAAATGCCCTcaatggccattgctaggcaacacGACTATTGCCAGGCTTCAGCcttgatttctgtcagtaaaaggcagggtgtAGGCTATTTCCAGGGCTATTTAGCCTGTGAAGGACTTATTAGCAGCAACTGATGGGCAACTTGCTATACGGCTGccgggtccctcctggcaaccagcaggggatggggagagatctaccaggagcagcagggaggcccagcCTTTGTGCAGTGACTTGTCTATGTCATTGCCCACATGAGGCTTCCGTGATGCCAGGGAGTCAGGggacactctagtatttgggcaaaaactctatggtaaagttggcttctaccatagagtttttgcccaaataccagagtgtcacccctaGTGTCACATGGATGATGCTGCTGGCTCTATCTTTCTGGGTAAGTTCCCGCAGGTCAGCTGATCAGTGGAAGAGAGGTGGGTCCTGGGAGTGGGGACCCCTGCCTTCACCAGGGGATCTGGCAAACCTAATACCATAGGACTTGAAAGATTTACCAGGGCATGGCTGCttcctactgttcaacagcagccaccccagaaaagccagtgtagtgcagtggttaaagtaTCAGATTagggtctagatcaggggtgtcatacatgcggcctgggggccttatcaggcccctgagcaactggctgtcatctgcttccttctctcttgcttccttctgcatcgcagcttgctttgccaggcttgctcaattgcacaggagctacagagcaaagcctctgttttctccattcactgaggctccacccttggggaggaagcagggagggagaccttgttttgccaggctctctcaattgcacagcagagctactgagccaagcctctcttccttctgttggctgaggctccttcccttcctggtcttctgggaaaggaaagagccagaacttcctttgcccagtttcctggattgcatgggagagagacaaagaaagcacctttaagaccaataagtgctaatgttttaagcatgttttattttaagcttttaaaaaatctttgtttgtgtcctttataaagttgatatgtctgctaactggcattacagtttatgacacataaggcccagcccaacaaggtctcatttatggcaaATTCagttctcataacaaatgagtttgacgcccctggtctAGATCAAGGTGTGTAGCCATATTAGTTTGTCTGTACCAGTAGAAAAGagtgagagtccagtagcaccttaaagactaacagaatttgtaaCAGGGTATGACTTTTCTTGACCAcagctgaagaagaattgcagatttatattctgcccttctctctgaattggagtctcagaacggcttacaatctcccatatcttctccccccacaacagacaccctgtgaagtgggtggggctgagagggctctcccagcagctaccctttcaaggacaacctctgctatggctaacccaaggccattccagcaggtgcaagtgaaggagtagggaatcaaacccagttctcccagataagagtccacgcacttaaccaccacaccaaactggctctctagtgagcagtgactcacaaaagctcataccctctgTCACAAGCAGAGGACCAgagagggccttctactggctgccaccactctggtaagcttctgtctgggagggcccagagcacccacctgtcttccttctcagcaagcaccttttatctgtgactgaagagttgtggagacccaggcagtataacaataattttattgtaagtgctcaagaacaagtgggttgtaacttttagtgcaatagtgaacatGGGAAagtaaaggtggtacaaagcaaaataaaaagccctgatgcaaccaatTAGAAGGCGATAGatatttcacggcagactttttacggggtggtttgccatttccttccccagtcatctacactttcaccccagcaaactgggtactcattttatcgacctcagaaggatggaaggctgagtcaacctcgagccagctacctgaacccatcttccgccaggatcgaacacaggtcatgggcagagcttaggactgcagctttaccactctgcaccacggggctcttgctccTGTGAATTGGGTgaaatatttgtgagtttcctgcattgtgcagggggttggactagaaccctggaggtcccttccaactctataattctattattcTGGTCCCCTTATTTTGTTCTTTACTTTCCATGGTTAGTCTGGCAGTAGGTCCCTTAAACTAGAATGTTTGTCTAAACCAGGCCCATATCTGgaatgtttctttctttttctttttttaaataaaactgaaAAATGAACCATTCGCTGTGCACATCAGTTATTCCATTGCCTTTGTGCTGGAAGCCTGATGCAAGTTTATGGCTTATTATACAAAAGATTACTATTTCACTTACACTTTATCTGAACATTTACCAACTCAAGCTAAAATGTGTATTTCTGAGTATTTGGGGAACTGTTACATTTGCCAATTCATTCTCCCAAAGTTTACAGTCTTCACAATGGGAGCTGACTCCCAGATAAGAAGGGGATACTTATGTAAACGCTGAGCTGAAAGATTCTGATCTTAACCActtgtgaatagggttgccaactcagggttggtatatttctggaaattttgggagtggagcctgaggaggccagggtttggggtggggaggggagtgggttttaattagggttaccagatgccATGTCTTCTTTTTTTGTGTATCCAtcctcttttgtctttattttaaaaaaaaactgatgaaaatatcCCCTTTTGGGGTTATTCCTAGTTAACAGCAATTATGACAATTTAAATAATAGAGGTATTTAAAATAAGCTATGTCAGTGATCACTTGTTTTAGTAGTCAGTCTAGAAATATGTCCTCTATTTTGCTTCTCAAAATATGGTAATCCTAGTTATGCTTTAGTCAACCCTCCAAaaaagtcattttctccaagggaatttacCTTGGttctttggagatcagttgtaattcctgaggACTCCAGAGACCACTTAGattggaaattggcaaccctacaaagttgGGAATAATTCCATTGAAGCTGAACTTGGCTCCACATTCTAAGGTTTAGAGCGGAGGTATCAAAAATCAGCAAATACCGTTCCCTTCTAACAGCTGTGTAtcccccttcacacacacacacgcacacacccttttttgtttattttaaggcTTTTCCTGATATACGACTTTAATAATTGGCTGAAGTATGTCTCTCCTGAAAGAATGAAACAGTATTGAAATCCTGTTATCCAAACCATAAAACGTCGTAAGAAAATACTGGATTTCCGTTAAGTGTGGAAGAAAACGTAAATGGCGGCAATCCCTTTGAAtccggagggagaggagggggaaagcgTTTCACTTCCGCGGTTTGGTCTTCCTTTGGGTGAAAGACGGTATACGTTTCAGGGATTtaaggttgttttgttttgtttgttttttttgaggGGCCGGAATAACGGTGCGTGTTGCTagaggaagagaggggaagaaggTATGGATGTGAGCGCAGCGGAGTTTGAGGAGAAGTTGCCGAGGCTGCAAGAGCTCATCCTTGACTGCGACTTTGTTGGTGAGGCAGCCAGGTTGGGAAGGAAGAATGATTCTGCTCAGAGCAAGGCAGAAAAAGGGTTGGGTGGAGCTCGTGCCatcctgggaggaaagggaaggaggtggaATCTGTATAACTGCGACAGACATATAGTTCAGTCTCATGGCTCTTTCCCCATAATTAAACTGCACTTAATCCAACGGGGCTTTTACCCTAGGAAGTGTGCTTCGATTATAGAGTGTAGTGTGCTTAAATCTTCAAAGTTTAATGGATGTTTCGTCACtcctgaaagggggggggctgcagTTCTGGAGGAGGTTACTACAGTCGTCTCGCAGGTTTTTGAGCACTGTCACCAAATAAAATTTTTTGGAATTCTTCTGGGCGCACGGTTAGAGTGTCAGGCTGTAGCTCCACTGAGTTGTGAAACTCACTGGCGCCAATCACACTTGCTTTCagtcctgcctacctcacagggttgttatcaaaataaaatggaggacaggaggacCGTGTGCGCTGCTCTGACCtctttgggaaagggtgggcttggaggaggggagggagttgaCAATGTGATGGCATAGTTAAACTAGAATAAAACCAACATAATGTGCAGTGTGTTGAATGATACTGGTTTCATAGCTATGGGGTTTGTTAGATAGCACAGAAGAAATGTAGAGAATCTTTTAATTTTGTTCATCACTTACCCCAGGAGTAGTTCTGACAACTgtgatgttttaaaaaatttaaatgcaAAAGGTGGTTTTTATTTCTTCATTGACTTTGTAATTACAGTAATTACACAGCTGAGGAGAAATAAAATTTTAACTACAAAACTAGTTCATTGTCTGGTATGCGTACCGGAGTGAAGActgtatagggcaggggtgtctaacatgcagttcgggggttgaatcaggcccctggagggctcctatcaggcctccaagcaactggttgttgtctgcttccttctacctttctcttgcttccttctgcatcacagcttgctttgccaggcttgctcaatcacacaggagctacagagcaaaacctctatttttttcaattgctgaggcttctctcttggggaggaagaggggaggcaagagtttgctttgccaggctctctcaatcacacagcagaatgattagccaagcctctctctcatatattggctgaggctcctccccctcttggtcccctagggagggaaggaaagaaccagagcttcctttgcccacttccttggatcccatgggagaaatacaaagaaagcaccttttaaaccaatgagtgctaatgttttaagcatggtttaagttttttttttaaaataatctttaattgtgtttgtgtcctttttaaagtttatatctctgttacctaatcttaaataagtatatacatggcccagcccgacatggcctggcccagcaaggtctcatttatgtaagtttcggccctcataacaaatgaatttgacacccctggtatagggtgTTCCTGTCTGTGTCATTGGAGACATAGGAACGGAGCTTGGggtcttgggaacaatgggcagcaggatccaaatccctgctgcctgcaccaatcacaagcccc contains:
- the LOC132573834 gene encoding large ribosomal subunit protein uL18m-like, coding for MALRRWTSQLGTAAKGFLRAGQGVRFSSAISSSTTSVENGLDTTENEIVAPDFTNRNPRNLEQLALARKERGWRTTWPKQDYWHRLRLEQTQNHVEANVEHCSGHIVVSASTREWAIKKYLHRTTGVAACVNVGHVLAQRCLEAGINFVEFQTITPWEKCSDSIQSFQNAVSEGGVVLKELRRIYE